The following proteins are encoded in a genomic region of Glycine max cultivar Williams 82 chromosome 18, Glycine_max_v4.0, whole genome shotgun sequence:
- the LOC100791417 gene encoding altered inheritance of mitochondria protein 32 translates to MGSSDTSSSDFFCRRHVFLCYKNPAVWPPRIEAAEFDRLPRLLHAAINARKPHIKKETCLTICEGHDGTETSNGDVLIFPDMIRYRRLTHFDVETFVEEVLVKEGNWLPGNPESLKASYVFVCSHGSRDRRCGVFGPILVSRFREEIELHDLLGKVLISSCSHIGGNNYAGNVIIFGSSINREVTGHLYGYVTPDDVPLLFRQHIIQGEIFDSLWRGQIGLSEDEQKKKQEQRLQLNGGRNLGGMGAGCCQTDGESCCQDNEDSCCCQNDVLEEMTELSADNKRRENVNVISRINKGKGASLKFSSMPTWLDSWEQEDTYAAFAVVCAAVSVAIAYSCYKQMR, encoded by the exons ATGGGTAGCAGCGACACGTCTTCTTCGGATTTCTTCTGCCGCCGCCACGTGTTCCTCTGCTACAAGAACCCCGCCGTGTGGCCGCCGCGCATTGAGGCTGCCGAGTTTGATCGCCTGCCAAGGTTGCTCCACGCCGCCATCAATGCCAGAAAGCCTCATATCAAGAAAGAG ACCTGCTTAACAATATGTGAGGGGCATGATGGGACTGAAACATCAAATGGAGATGTATTAATTTTTCCAGACATGATCAGATATAG GAGATTAACCCATTTTGATGTTGAGACATTTGTTGAAGAAGTTCTAGTCAAAGAAGGAAACTGGCTTCCTGGAAACCCTGAATCATTAAAAGCGTCATATGTTTTCGTATGCTCACATGGATCCCGTGATCGTAGGTGTGGGGTTTTTGGACCTATCTTGGTCAGTAGATTCAGGGAAGAGATAGAGTTACATGATCTTCTAGGCAAAGTGTTGATTAGCTCGTGCTCACACATTGGGGGAAATAATTATGCAGgaaatgtcattatatttggatCAAGTATCAACAGAGAAGTCACTGGGCACTT GTATGGATATGTTACTCCAGATGATGTACCTTTATTGTTTCGCCAGCATATCATTCAAGGGGAGATTTTTGACTCACTATGGAG GGGTCAAATTGGTTTATCAGAAGATGAACAGAAGAAAAAGCAAGAACAAAGGCTTCAGCTGAATGGTGGAAGAAATTTAGGAGGCATGGGTGCTGGCTGCTGTCAAACAGACGGAGAGAGCTGTTGCCAAGACAACGAAGACTCTTGTTGTTGTCAGAATGATGTATTAGAGGAAATGACAGAGCTCTCAGCTGATAATAAGAGgagggagaatgtgaatgtgatTTCTCGGATCAACAAGGGTAAAGGAGCGTCACTTAAGTTTAGTTCCATGCCAACATGGCTTGACAGCTGGGAGCAGGAGGATACTTATGCTGCTTTTGCTGTTGTTTGTGCCGCTGTGTCAGTTGCCATTGCCTATAGCTGCTACAAACAGATGAGATGA
- the LOC100794569 gene encoding WEB family protein At5g55860, with protein sequence MVAKIRQSATESPNPKPEVGEIDTSPPFQSVKDAVSLFGEGAFSGEKPIFKKAKPYSAERVLAKETQLHVAQKELNKLREQVKNAETTKAQALVELERAKRTVEDLTQKIKVISDSRELAIEATEAAKSQAKQLTEEKYGVPDGTNVAWKEELEAAVKRYASVMTELDAAKQALSKTRQEYDSSLDAKKSAFKLAAEAGDASKENTERASELSKEISAVKESIEQAKLASIVAQQQQTMILAEKDVLRQSYKATLEQSEKKLLALKKEFSPELAKNLEMQLAETMSEIGTLQKEMENKRTSDLDSVKSVTLELDDAKESLQKVADEESSLRSLVESLKVELENVKREHSELQDKESETESIVGNLHVKLRKCKSELEACMAEESKVRGASEEMILTLSQLTSETENARREAEDMKNRTAELKKEVEVTMLALEEAEKNLKVALEEAEAAKAAEKSALDQITILTERTTAARASTSESGAVITISKEEFDSLSHKVEESDKLADMKVAAAKAQVEAVKASENEALKRLETTQKEIEDIKTATQEALKKAEMAEAAKRAVESELRRWREREQKRAAEAASRILAETQVSTESSPQHYRIQKQNPPRTMVEVKKFEKEKVSVSKKTLLPNISGIFQRKKNQVEGGSPSYLPGENPV encoded by the exons ATGGTAGCAAAAATCCGGCAAAGTGCTACTGAGTCTCCTAATCCAAAACCTGAGGTTGGAGAGATTGACACCAGCCCACCTTTTCAGTCTGTTAAAGATGCTGTCTCTCTATTTGGTGAAGGTGCTTTCTCTGGTGAAAAACCTATCTTTAAGAAGGCAAAACCTTATTCTGCTGAG AGAGTTTTGGCCAAGGAGACACAACTTCATGTTGCCCAAAAAGAGCTGAACAAGTTAAGGGAACAAGTAAAGAATGCTGAAACTACTAAGGCTCAAGCTCTTGTGGAGCTTGAAAGGGCTAAAAGGACAGTTGAGGATCTGACACAAAAGATAAAAGTTATCAGTGATTCTAGGGAGTTGGCAATTGAGGCAACAGAAGCTGCCAAGAGTCAGGCAAAACAGCTTACGGAAGAAAAGTATGGTGTCCCTGATGGAACAAATGTTGCTTGGAAGGAAGAGTTAGAAGCTGCTGTTAAAAGGTATGCATCTGTCATGACAGAACTTGATGCTGCAAAGCAAGCACTGAGCAAGACTCGGCAAGAGTATGATTCATCCTTGGACGCAAAAAAGTCTGCTTTCAAGCTAGCAGCAGAagctggagatgcatcaaaggaAAACACAGAAAGAGCATCTGAGCTTTCTAAAGAAATTTCAGCTGTAAAGGAGTCAATTGAGCAAGCAAAGCTTGCTTCTATTGTAGCACAGCAACAGCAAACAATGATTTtagctgagaaagatgttctaAGACAATCATATAAAGCTACCTTGGAACAATCTGAAAAGAAATTGCTTGCTTTAAAGAAGGAATTCAGTCCCGAGCTTGCCAAAAATCTTGAAATGCAGCTGGCAGAGACAATGTCTGAAATTGGGACGCTGCAAAaggaaatggaaaataaaagaacatcgGACTTGGACTCCGTGAAAAGTGTCACTTTGGAGCTAGATGATGCTAAGGAGTCTTTGCAGAAAGTAGCAGATGAGGAAAGCTCTCTTAGAAGCTTGGTGGAATCTCTTAAGGTAGAACTGGAGAATGTAAAAAGAGAACATTCTGAATTGCAGGACAAAGAATCTGAGACTGAATCCATTGTGGGGAATCTGCATGTCAAGCTCCGCAAATGCAAGTCTGAGCTTGAAGCCTGCATGGCAGAAGAATCTAAAGTTAGAGGTGCATCTGAGGAAATGATCTTGACACTTAGCCAGCTGACATCTGAAACTGAAAATGCAAGGCGGGAAGCAGAAGATATGAAGAACAGGACAGCAGAATTAAAGAAGGAAGTTGAAGTTACCATGCTTGCATTAGAAGAAGCAGAAAAAAATCTTAAAGTGGCGCTGGAAGAAGCAGAAGCAGCAAAAGCAGCTGAGAAAAGTGCTCTTGACCAGATTACGATTTTAACTGAAAGGACTACTGCTGCACGTGCATCAACATCTGAATCTGGTGCTGTGATTACGATCTCAAAGGAGGAGTTTGACTCGCTAAGCCATAAAGTTGAGGAGTCTGATAAATTAGCAGATATGAAAGTGGCTGCTGCCAAGGCACAGGTTGAAGCTGTGAAGGCTAGTGAAAATGAGGCTCTCAAAAGGTTGGAGACAACTCAAAAGGAGATTGAGGATATAAAGACTGCAACCCAGGAGGCTTTGAAAAAAGCTGAAATGGCTGAAGCAGCGAAAAGGGCAGTGGAGAGTGAGCTTCGAAGATGGCGCGAGAGGGAGCAGAAGAGGGCCGCAGAAGCTGCATCTCGAATTCTGGCTGAAACACAGGTGTCAACAGAATCGTCTCCTCAGCACTATAGGATTCAAAAGCAGAATCCTCCTCGAACAATGGTGGAGGTGAAAAAGTTTGAAAAGGAGAAGGTTTCAGTTTCAAAGAAAACCCTCTTGCCAAATATTAGTGGCATCTTCCAAAGGAAAAAGAACCAGGTTGAGGGTGGTTCTCCTTCTTATCTGCCTGGTGAGAACCCTGTATGA
- the LOC100788772 gene encoding ER membrane protein complex subunit 3-like: protein MAEDLVLDTAIRDWVLIPLSVVMVLIGVLRYFVSKLMHSSQTPDAKIVKEGQVIVRARNLRAGANFIPSKAFRARKIYFCNEENGLLFVPKGQGQNPQAQMFSDPNMAMDMMKKNLSMIIPQTLTFAWVNFFFSGFVAAKIPFPLTQRFRSMLQNGIDLSTVDVSYVSSRSWYFLNLFGLRGLFSLILGEENAVDDTQRMMQMGGFGFDPSKGLSAEKDNLDITQHDWALPNFEQRAEAVLRKVAS from the exons ATGGCAGAAGATCTTGTGCTGGATACTGCAATCAGAGACTGGGTGTTGATCCCTCTCTCTGTGGTTATGGTTCTCATTGGTGTGCTCCGTTACTTTGTTTCTAAGCTTATGCACTCTTCACAAACCCCTGATGCCAAAATTGTTAAAGAAGG GCAAGTGATTGTTAGAGCTCGGAATTTACGTGCTGGGGCGAATTTCATTCCATCCAAGGCATTTCGCGCTCGCAAAATTTATTTCTGTAACGAG GAAAATGGTCTGTTGTTTGTTCCAAAGGGCCAGGGCCAGAATCCGCAAGCACAGATGTTCTCTGATCCGAACATGGCCATGGATATGATGAAGAAAAACCTTTCAATGATCATTCCTCAG ACTCTTACTTTTGCTTGGgtgaactttttcttttctggatTTGTAGCag CCAAGATACCCTTTCCATTGACACAGAGGTTTAGGTCAATGCTACAGAATGGAATAGACCTTAGCACCGTAGATGTTAGCTATGTCAGCAGTCGCTCTTG GTACTTCCTCAATCTGTTTGGATTAAGAGGATTGTTTAGTCTCATATTGGGTGAAGAAAATG CTGTAGATGATACACAACGTATGATGCAAATGGGTGGATTTGGATTTGATCCTTCAAAG GGTCTGAGTGCTGAGAAAGACAATCTTGACATAACCCAGCATGACTGGGCCTTACCAAATTTTGAGCAGCGTGCTGAAGCTGTGTTGAGGAAAGTTGCCAGTTAA